The nucleotide window GTTGACGATCTTGACGGACGCGCCGAAGTAGGCGGGCACTCCAGACCAATCCAGCTCGTCGGGCAGGGAATACCGGCTGATGTTCAGCCAGATCACGATATCGGCCTTGACCAGCCGGCCGACCTCGCGGGCCCCGCGCTTGTCGAAATTCGGCTCGCTCTGGCGTACCTTGGCGAGTTCCTCGTTGGTCGTCACCCGGTCCACGAGGTCCTGCTCGCGAAGCTCCTGGGCCAAGGCGTCGACGAGCAGGTCGCAGATCTGGCGCGGCTGAGCCAGGTCTCGATCGTCGTCCACCAGGATGAGCACGGGTTTCCTGGGCAGCTCGTAGCTGACCGCCTTCTTGGGGGGTTTGACCACTCCGAGCGTGTACCAGAATGCTCCCGCCTGCTGGCCCGCGCAACTGACGGCGGCCAGGAGACCGGCCACCATGGGCAGCATCAGGATGCGGAAGACCGAGCCAGGGGGGCAAGATGATGATGATCTGGGCATGCCTTGACCCTCGGTGACGTACGACGGCAGCGGGTACCCGGAGGGGGTCGCTCTGCTCGGCTTGCCTGAAGACGGGCCACGCTGCACTTCAAACACAGGACCACCCTCGCTCGGCCTAATCGAGCTGGCGCTCGTATTCGTGGAACTTCTTGCCGACTTCCGCGGTGAACATCTCATACGTCCGCTGGCGGACCTGGTCGGCCCGGACGTTGGTGAAGCCGATTTCCTTCTCTTCCGGGCAGACCACCTTCACCTCGCGGAGAGGAATACGTTCGGCCGGATCGCCCTTGGTCAGGTCGTGGACTTCCACCGAGGAGTACATTCGCCCGCGGTAGAAGTGGGCCATGCCCGGATCGCGCAGGGAGAACTGGTACAGGGAGAGGTGGATGACCACGTCCACCTGGAAATGCTTGCCCAGTTCGACCGGATCGACCTCGGGGCTGCGGCTCTTCTCGAGGTATTTTTCGACCGCCTCCGGCTCCACCGTCTCGAAGTCCTTGACGTTGGTCTTGAGATAGGCGGCCAGATGCTTAGCCAGCTCAAGGCGGATATGGGGGTAGTCCCACTTGATCTCGATCGGGGCCCAGACGTAGATGAGCGTCTTCTTGGCCGGCAGCCGGCTGAATTCGGCATCGACTTTCTCGGTTTTCTCCCCGCTGGCAATCGCGATTGCCTTGAAGACGCTGCAGCCACACACCACGGGGATGCAGAAGGACATGGCCGCCAAGCAGGACAGCCGCGGGTTGACCGAGCTTCGGTTGGGCCTAGGCATGTGCAGTGTACGTCTCCTCTTGTTGGTGTTGCCTGTCCGCGGGGCAGGCGGCAACGTTTGTCTGGCCTTGGCGGGCTTCCCCCGGCGAGTTCGGGGCGCGGGCGCCGGCCAACGGTGATCGAGCCTTGTTCCGGGGGCTAGCTACCCCCGTGGTGGGGGAAGCGGGCGTAGCCCGGGCGGCGTTATTCTAACCTTCTGGCCATCGCACCGGTAGCGAGCCATCCAGCAGGCCGAGGGCGATAGTCAGGCCCCAGGCGGCCACCAGCATCAGGGCCACCCAGTATACCAGCCGTGCGGCGTCGACTCGATACCAGTTCAGGGTCGGATATCGTCCGGTCATCATGCAGAAGGCTGCCGCCAGGCCGACGATGGCGGTTCCGATGGCCAGCAGCGCCCCTGCGACCTGGGCTCGCAGGGCGGCTCGCAGCTGTCCGTGGGTGACGCAAACGAAGGCCGTTGTCATCCCGCAGGTCGGGCAGGGCAATCCGGTGATAGCCACGAAGCCGCAGGGAGGCAAGCCCAGTTGGCGATGGGTGCCCATATGGCTATCGTCCGGTGTCAGTCGGGCGGCCACGACCAGGGCGGCCACGGCGAAGGCGGTGACACCTGCGGCGTAAACCCGTCCCCAGACGGGGGAATCCACACGGGCCGTCACGACCAAGGGCCCGAGGGGGTGCTTCGCGGGCCGAGCCATTCTGAAACTCGTCGCGGAGACATCAGGGGCATTGCGATCCACATCCATCTGTTCTTCAGCGTATCTGGGTGGGCAGGTGGGGTCAATGCCGGGACCGAGCTCAGGTGCTTGACCGGCAGTGGCCGGTGGAAGCGAGGTCACCGGCGAGAGTCTGCTGCCGTGGCAGGAACGGGACCACCCGGATATCGGCGGCTTGCCGAAGCCGAAGAGATGCTTGACGCCTCGCATGAGAACCTGACGCTCGCGGATCGCAGGGGAGGCATAGCAGGGCTCGCATGACTCATGACCCATCTGGGTTCGCCCCTACCGTCCCGATGCGCACCAAGCGCGCTGCTCTTGTGCCCAGGTTTTGAGGTTCCCGGGCAGGGTGTTGTCCTGGGTCGCCCGGTCGTACCAGGAGATGGCCGCTTCTTCGTGGCCCAGCCTGCGATTGAGCTCGCCCAGAAGGTAGCAGGCGGGGGCGTGGTTCGCGGGGCTGATCTGTTTTGACGTCACCGCCGCCTCGAAACACTCAAGGGCGGCGGTTTGGTAGCGGCGTTCCAGGTCGATCGAGTCTCGCATTCGCTTGATGGCCGTGCGCAACGATTCGGGGAAGGCTTGGTAGGTGACGAGGGCGTCGAGCATCGGCACGGCTTGGGTGTGCTCGCCATGTCGGCGAAGGATCAGGGCCAGGGCGAGTTCCACGTAAGGTTTCTGGAAGCGGTTGAACCGGCCGCTGGCGATGGCCTCGGCGACCCGGGTGGCGGTTCGCATTTCGACGTCCACCTGGTTGCCGCCCGCTGGCAGCGGCGGCCGCCAGCGTTCGATGAACTTCATGACCCGCACCAGGCGATCTTCGGGGGGCAGCAGGGAGCCCTCGTCCCGAGCGACCCAGGCTGCTCGCAGGTTCAGCCACGCCAGGGCTTCCTTGGATTGCCGGCGGTACTGGTAGCATGTGATGGCTAAGGCATATCGATCGGCGGCGTCCAGATCCCGGGGCTCGCTCTCGGGCCCAAAGCCTTTGGGCAGGGTCAAGCGCGGCTTTTTGAGGATCTTGTCGCGCACGTCGGGCGGGATAGCGGTCTTGGGATCGAAGTCGGTCGAGTAACCGCTGTAGCCGCACTTGGGGCAGGTGGCGATGCGGTAGTAGACCGGTTCCGGCCCGAGCGCGTGGGCGAACAGGTCGCGGTCGATTCCCCCCCGCGTATCGCCTTCCGGGCAGAAGAGGGCGTTGAAGACCTGTTTGCACACCGGGCAGTCCAGTTTGACCTCGGTCAAGCCGGGGCGCGGTGCGGCGATGACTGTCGTCATCAGCAAGAGCACAAGAGCGGTCATCGTCATCGTATGGCTCCGCCGGGATTATCGCACATGGAAGGTGGGAGTGTAAGTGGAGGACGGAGGATACGCGGATTGGGTCCGCGGCAAGGTTGGTGGCGATGGAGAGACCGCGGGCAGCCTGAGTGGGGCCACTGGCGTTATGGAGGGGAGGAAGCCGATCACGATGAACCAGTTGCAATCGACCGGCTTGGGGAGACGGCTTCGGTGGAGAAGGTCGCTGAAGCCGCCTCCGAGGACGCCGGTGATCGCCGCAACCCATAGACCCGATGTCCGTCCGGGCTTGGTCCGTCTGGGAGTCATGTCAGTGAACCTGCTCCCGGTTTTTCGGCGCACTAAGATGTCGCATCGACGGAATGGGACCACAGGGCCGGCCTTGCACCCAGGACTCGGAATGGCGGATCGCAGGGACAACGAGAACGACGGCTTTGACACGAACCGGGGATGCACTTAACCTCGCGCCGCCGGTGCCGGGTGGGTCGATCGCGAGTTTGTCATGAGGCCGCAGATCCGAGGGAAACCCGGGACATGATACCGACAGAAGATGCAGTTCTCAGGTCCGAAGCCGCCGGCCGGAGCTACAAGTATTACGACCTGGTCATGGCCGCCTTCGTGACGGTCCTGCTGTGCTCGAACCTGATCGGACCGGGCAAGGCCTGCATTGTGTGGGGAGTCACTTTCGGGGCGGGCAATCTGTTCTTTCCGATCAGTTACATTTTCGGCGATGTGCTGACCGAGGTTTACGGCTATTCACGGACCCGGAAGGTGATCTGGGCCGGCTTCGTCGCCCTGGCCTTTGCGGGGCTGATGGGTCTGGCCGTAGTGCGGATGCCGCCGGACCCGGCGGTTCCGTTCAACCGTCAGATCCAGCCGGCGCTGGAACTGGTGTTCGGCAACACCTGGCGGATCGTGTTGGCGTCGATGCTGGCTTACTGGGCTGGTGACTTCACCAACTCGTACGTCATGGCCAAGATGAAGTTGCTGACCAGAGGCCGATGGTTGTGGAGTCGCACGATCACCTCGACGCTGGCCGGCCAGGCGGTGGACAGCACGATATTCTACCCGCTCGCGTTCCTGGGGCTATGGGAGGCGGAGACGATCCTGAAGGTCATCGCGTTCAACTGCATCTTCAAGGTGAGCGTGGAAGCGCTGCTCACCCCGGTGACCTACGCGGTCGTGGCGTTTCTGAAGCGGGCTGAGAACGAGGACTACTACGACTGGCACACGGACTTCAACCCGTTCTCGCTGAAGAGTACCTGAGGGAGAGCGTGGCTTCCGGGTCGTGGGCTCCCATGTGGATCGTCGGGAACCGACGCCGCGGAAGAGTCTTTGCTGGTAACGTTGTTACGGCACGGGCAAATCGTGGAACTTGAAGGCGATGCCCTGAGGCTTGCCGACCAGCTCGGTTATTGTGCAGGTGATTTTCTTGATACCGACGCCTTCTGGGAGCGGGGAGAAGGTGAAGGTCTGCGACGTCGTCACAGGACCGCTGCGGGCAGGGTCTCCCCCGCTGCGGCTGGAGAAGCTGAACGAATTCGACGGGCGTCCGCCGCCCATGCCTGCGCCGCCGCTGGTCCACCCGCCGCCACGAGCCCAGCCGCCGCCGCTGCCGCCGCCGGTGGTGCCGGCCCCAAAGCCTTGGGGAGAGTATTCATTCCCTTTGCCGTCTTCAAGAACTACGCGCACCCGAGGGGCAGTGCTGCCCATGGCTTCGAAGGAATTGCCGCGTGCTCCAGCTCCCTCCAGCGAGGAGACACTCAAGGCGACCGTGACGCCGTCGTCCGAGCTGGCAACGTCGTCCAGACGAACCGCCGCGCCTTTGAGTCGGTGGGTGGGCTTCCGATCGATCTCGTCCTGCTTGAACACCGTGGTCCGCACTCGCGCGTCTGCGACGAGCAGCTTGCCGTCGAGCAGCCTGATCCTCTCAACGTTCCTATCCGCGATGTTCAGGTGGACGGCCGCACACCCGCTTCCTCGGGGGTAGTCGACGCCGGACAGTTCTAGTTTCAGGGACGACGGTGTCTCCGGCGAGTCCAGCTTGCCGCCGCGATCGTCGCTGGCCTGGACCTTGCCCACCACGGCGCAGAGAAGCTGATTTCCCTGCCCCTTGGGTCCCTCGACGCGCAGATCCACGACCAGGTTGGGGCGGTAGAAGGACCCGCCGAATCCGCCGCCACCGGTACGGGTCATGGTTCGGGTGTCAAAACCAGGCCCGGAGCGGTGATCTTCCCTGGTTTCGAGGTTCATCTCGAAGGGGAACCCGGTGTCGACCATCGCGATCTCCTTCCCTGCCACCCAGCGTACTGCATCGACGTTGATCTTGTACTTGCCGGCCGAGATGGTAGCCAGAGCATCGCGGTGGGTCTGGTCGTCAGCCGGAAGGTCCTTCTCCTGGTCGCGGACGGCCGGTTTTTTCGATGCCGCGGCTGTGGCGATCATGCCGTTCTCGGCCCTGGGGGGCTGGGCCACGAGTCGCCACGGCAAAAGTCCGACGAGGGCGACGATGAGCAGCGAAATGGAAAGGGGGTTCATCCAGCGGGAGTGATCGTGCAGTTCTCTCATGGCCTTCAGTCTCCGTTTCAGGAACTCGAATGACTCCACGACGCCAACGGTCACCAGGAGGTTCGGCGACGCTCGGTTGCGATCTGCCAGTTCGACCAGCAATGTGCCGTAGTCGGCGAGCGATGCATCCGTGTGGGCCAGCGCGCAGGCGTCGCAGGCCAGTTCCTGGTTCAACCGCAATTCGCGCAAGGCGATCCACACCAGCGGGTGGAAGAAGAAGATGCCCCAAATGGCGGTGGCCACCCAGTTCCACACCAGATCGCCGCGGCGGATGTGGGCCATCTCGTGGCGAAGGATCATTTGCAGCCGCTCCGGACCGGCGTCGCGGACGAGAGAGGCGGGCAGCACGACGCTTGTTCGAAGGGCCCCGAAGACGATTGGGCTTTCGCAAGCGTCTCCGATGAGCAACAGTGGCGGGTTGGACAGACCCAGCTCGCCGGCCAGCTTCTCGCAAAGGCTCAGGATGCTCGCGTCTTTGACGAGCAGGCATCCTTTTCGCCATCGCCGGGCGGCTCTGACCCGGGCCAGCAGAACGGTGGCGGCACCGGCCACGCCTAGTGCCCACAGTGCGACCAAGATGCCGCGGATCAGGTTGGTTTGATCGGAAGCCGGAAGAGGGGGGTAGGCGTCGGTGGCCGCATCTGAGGGGGTGGTGGTCGGATTGTCCTCGGTGGCCGGTTGCAAGGGGGGAGCTTGTGCCGCAACCGTTGGCTGGGCAGGGGGCGTAGCCTGGGCAACGGCTGGCGGTTCAACCCGTGGTTGCGGGAGCCAAGGCAGGTCGATTGTTCCCGGCGAGAGCGCGACCAGAAGGACCTTCACCAGGACGAGCCGCCACATCCAGCAGCGTGCCCAAGGGGGGATGCTGTGGACCCATCGGCACAGGCACCAGACCAGGACGATGCCGATAGCCCCCTGCCAGGACGCGCGATAGAGGGCGGTGAGCCAGTCGTGGGCCGCGACGTCGAGCTCAATGGAGGATGGGATCATTTTGTGCCCTCGTGGCGTTTGGACTCCAGATCTCGCACCAGCTTCTTCAGTTCTGCGAGTTCCTTGTCGCCGATCTTGTCGGAGCGCGAGAGGTAGGCGAGGAACGGGGACAATACGCCGTTGAGCATGTTGTCCACGAAACTCTGCACGAGCCCCTGGCTCATTTCGGCCACTGACCTCTTGGGCGAGTATCGGTAGATCCCCCCGCTCTTGCGGCGAACGAGGAAGCCCTTGGCTCGGAGCCGCTCCATGACGGTCAGGACGGTGGTGCGGGCCTGGCCGGTGCTGGCGGCCACGTGATCGGCCACCTCGCGAACGGTGATTGGGTGGCGCTCCGCGACGTAGCGGAGGATTTCCCACTCAGCTTGCCCGAGGTTGAACTGACTCATGACCGGCTCCCTGGCTGAGCCTGGGCGGCGATGGGCCGCTGCCGCGGTGGTGCGGCGATTGGGCCCGGGTCGGCCGCCGACTCCGGGGTTGGGCGGCCGTGCACGCCGGGAAAGGCGTCCAGCCTACTGATGTAGTCAACCTATAGACTATACATGTAGTCAGGCCGCGAGTCAAATCGAAGGGTGAGAATTCTCGAGGATTCTCTCAACGGGCCTGCGGGCGCGGTCGGGAGCGGGGGTCATGCGTCGTGAGCGGCGCGCCCGCTCGAGCGGGATCCGTGGCCGCAGTCCACAGTTCAACAGGCTGCGGACGGCTTCGAATTGACCCCTGTCCTGGCTGGCGATACCTTTTCTCTTCATGAACCCACATTCACACTCGACCTCGGGACGGCTGCGGATTCACGTTGGCCGATCGCTGTCAACCGTGATGACCTTGGTCATGATCTGCAATGGAATCGTGCTCTTGCCCGGGGCCCGGGGCGAGGCGCCGGCCACCGTGCGGGTGATGCGGTTCAGCGCCAAATCGCCGGCGGAAGCCAAGACGTGGCAGCAGGCCGCCAGGCAGAAGCTGTTTGCCTTGATGATGGGCGGTGGCAAGCCGCCGGCGGTGCCGCTCGATGCCAAGGTGGTACGCCGGATCGAGAAGCTGGAGGGGGGCTACGTTCTGGAGGAGATGACGCTGCAGTCCCTGCCCGACCGCCGGGCCCACGTCTGGCTGGCACGGCCCCTTCAGCCCAAGGGCAAGGTCGGGGCGGTCGTTGCGATCAACGGGCACGGTGGCAGCGGGGCCCAGGTCGTTCAGGGTTCGGGGCCCTACTGGTATGGCCGGGCGCTGATCGAGATGGGTTACGTTGTGATCGCTCCGGACGTTGGCCAGCATGAACTGCAGCATGACAACTGGGCTTTGATGGGGGAACGGACGTGGGACGCGTTGCGCTGCATTGACTACCTGGTGACGATGCCGGAGGTGGACGCGGAGCGCATTGCGGTGGCCGGGCTCTCGCTTGGCGGCGAAACGACGATGTATGTGGCCGCGTTGGACGAGCGGGTCAAGATCGCCTGCTGCAGTGGGTGGCTGACCACGGTGGCCAACATGAAGAACGGGCACTGTCCGTGCTACAACTTCCCCGGCCTCGAGGAGAACTTCGATTTCTCCGACATCTACGCCTGTGTTGCACCGCGAGTCCTGGTCTGCGAACTGGGTGAGCAGGAGCGGGCACCGGGCGGTTTTCCGGTCGCCATTGGCCGCCAGGCGTGGGAGGCGGT belongs to Phycisphaerae bacterium and includes:
- a CDS encoding DUF2752 domain-containing protein, with the protein product MARPAKHPLGPLVVTARVDSPVWGRVYAAGVTAFAVAALVVAARLTPDDSHMGTHRQLGLPPCGFVAITGLPCPTCGMTTAFVCVTHGQLRAALRAQVAGALLAIGTAIVGLAAAFCMMTGRYPTLNWYRVDAARLVYWVALMLVAAWGLTIALGLLDGSLPVRWPEG
- a CDS encoding DUF2225 domain-containing protein, translating into MTMTALVLLLMTTVIAAPRPGLTEVKLDCPVCKQVFNALFCPEGDTRGGIDRDLFAHALGPEPVYYRIATCPKCGYSGYSTDFDPKTAIPPDVRDKILKKPRLTLPKGFGPESEPRDLDAADRYALAITCYQYRRQSKEALAWLNLRAAWVARDEGSLLPPEDRLVRVMKFIERWRPPLPAGGNQVDVEMRTATRVAEAIASGRFNRFQKPYVELALALILRRHGEHTQAVPMLDALVTYQAFPESLRTAIKRMRDSIDLERRYQTAALECFEAAVTSKQISPANHAPACYLLGELNRRLGHEEAAISWYDRATQDNTLPGNLKTWAQEQRAWCASGR
- a CDS encoding queuosine precursor transporter, with product MIPTEDAVLRSEAAGRSYKYYDLVMAAFVTVLLCSNLIGPGKACIVWGVTFGAGNLFFPISYIFGDVLTEVYGYSRTRKVIWAGFVALAFAGLMGLAVVRMPPDPAVPFNRQIQPALELVFGNTWRIVLASMLAYWAGDFTNSYVMAKMKLLTRGRWLWSRTITSTLAGQAVDSTIFYPLAFLGLWEAETILKVIAFNCIFKVSVEALLTPVTYAVVAFLKRAENEDYYDWHTDFNPFSLKST
- a CDS encoding BlaI/MecI/CopY family transcriptional regulator, producing the protein MSQFNLGQAEWEILRYVAERHPITVREVADHVAASTGQARTTVLTVMERLRAKGFLVRRKSGGIYRYSPKRSVAEMSQGLVQSFVDNMLNGVLSPFLAYLSRSDKIGDKELAELKKLVRDLESKRHEGTK